A genome region from Ligilactobacillus cholophilus includes the following:
- the purE gene encoding 5-(carboxyamino)imidazole ribonucleotide mutase codes for MMKKIAIVMGSISDWDTMKHAAQILDELNVDYVKKVISAHRMPDEMFSFAKNASKNGIKVIIAGAGGAAHLPGMIAANTLVPVIGVPVQSHALNGLDSLLSIVQMPAGVSVATMAIGKAGAKNAALMAAQILGINDQKIEQRLTEYRERQTSQAIESSENLE; via the coding sequence TTGATGAAAAAAATTGCAATTGTAATGGGAAGTATTTCGGACTGGGATACAATGAAACATGCTGCTCAAATTTTAGATGAATTGAACGTTGATTATGTAAAAAAGGTTATCTCTGCACATAGAATGCCAGATGAAATGTTTTCATTTGCAAAAAATGCTTCTAAAAATGGAATTAAAGTAATTATTGCAGGTGCTGGTGGAGCAGCACATTTGCCAGGAATGATTGCAGCAAATACATTAGTTCCTGTGATTGGAGTTCCTGTACAAAGCCATGCTTTAAATGGATTAGATTCGTTACTTTCTATTGTACAAATGCCAGCTGGAGTATCAGTTGCAACAATGGCGATTGGAAAAGCAGGTGCAAAAAATGCAGCACTGATGGCAGCACAAATATTAGGTATTAACGATCAAAAGATTGAACAAAGATTAACTGAATATCGTGAAAGACAAACTTCTCAAGCAATAGAAAGCAGTGAAAATCTTGAATAA
- the purK gene encoding 5-(carboxyamino)imidazole ribonucleotide synthase: protein MNNSIKIGSTIGIIGGGQLGQMLAQSARQSGMKVIILDPQKDCPAALFADGQIVADYSDEAAIRKLVSKADVLTYEFENVDLNILEKIQNKTLLPQGTHLLKITKDRLNEKNFLKNLGLRTAEFSSINTEKELKNALDEFGYPSYLKTCEGGYDGKNQMQLKSTSDFDKATTILQKGPCILEKKVIFKMECSVMVGRNVDGEVSVFPVSENIHRNQILHESIVPARISEKLQNEAQLIARKIAEALNLCGILGIEMFIGEDDNVYVNELAPRPHNSGHYSIEACNYSQFDIHNRAICNWKMPEIKLLKPVVMVNVLGQHLEKVKALVPHNEEYHFHDYWKTEARVDRKMGHVTILTNDIEKTLNDIEKTNIWD, encoded by the coding sequence TTGAATAATAGTATAAAAATCGGAAGTACAATTGGTATTATTGGCGGAGGACAATTAGGTCAAATGCTGGCACAATCAGCAAGACAAAGTGGTATGAAAGTTATTATTTTGGATCCACAAAAGGATTGTCCAGCAGCGTTATTTGCAGATGGGCAAATTGTTGCTGATTATTCAGATGAGGCAGCAATAAGAAAGTTAGTAAGTAAAGCTGATGTACTAACATATGAATTTGAAAATGTGGATTTAAATATATTAGAAAAAATTCAAAATAAAACTCTTTTACCTCAAGGTACACACTTATTGAAAATTACTAAAGATCGTTTGAATGAGAAGAACTTTTTAAAAAATTTAGGTTTAAGGACAGCGGAATTTAGTAGCATTAATACAGAAAAAGAACTAAAGAATGCTTTAGATGAATTTGGATATCCTAGTTATTTAAAAACTTGTGAGGGTGGATATGATGGTAAAAATCAAATGCAATTAAAATCAACTAGTGATTTTGATAAAGCTACAACGATTCTACAAAAGGGACCATGCATTTTAGAGAAAAAAGTTATTTTTAAAATGGAATGCTCTGTAATGGTTGGCAGAAATGTTGATGGAGAAGTTAGTGTATTTCCAGTAAGTGAGAATATTCATCGTAATCAAATTCTTCATGAAAGTATTGTTCCTGCAAGAATTTCAGAAAAATTACAAAATGAGGCACAGTTAATTGCAAGAAAAATAGCTGAAGCATTAAATTTGTGTGGGATTTTGGGAATTGAAATGTTTATTGGTGAGGATGATAATGTTTACGTCAATGAATTGGCTCCACGACCACATAATTCTGGACACTATTCCATTGAAGCATGCAATTATTCTCAATTTGATATTCATAATCGTGCTATTTGTAATTGGAAAATGCCTGAAATAAAACTATTAAAGCCAGTAGTAATGGTAAATGTATTGGGGCAACATTTAGAAAAAGTGAAAGCTTTAGTGCCACATAATGAAGAATATCATTTTCATGATTATTGGAAAACTGAAGCAAGAGTTGATCGTAAAATGGGACATGTTACAATCTTAACAAATGATATAGAAAAAACTTTAAATGATATAGAGAAAACTAACATTTGGGATTGA